In one Nicotiana tomentosiformis chromosome 6, ASM39032v3, whole genome shotgun sequence genomic region, the following are encoded:
- the LOC138894694 gene encoding uncharacterized protein, with protein sequence MMKKLLLDNQKVMAENQQLRTEFRNLERQFGQMANNKNIRPVGALPSDTEKNPQVNAATLRNGRELVEVPKNKRSSLDKLKQIHLNIALMDMLREVPKYAKYIKDIVENKRRLTEFETDALTEECTSRIQHKLPQKRKDSGSFTIPVRIGEIDVGRALCDLGGSINLMPLSVFKQLGLVASRPTTVLLQLSDRSYVYPEGVIADVLLHIGKFIFPADFIILDYEVDELVPIILERPLLATGDAIIKVREGKMILRVDNEEAVFNVYRAIQLPRHYKDLAMISVVKINAPAIEASAFKEYALEKTLMLFNHLELEEEVEELLKILDASCEHIRERSQFEPLDRVIGLPSRPSVEEAPKLELKPLTPHLHYAYLGSSNTLPVIVSSHLSKLQEEKLLRVLREHKHAIGWTMSDIKGISPAFFIHKILMEEGYKPSLEHQQRLNPIIKEVVRKEVIKWLDTVNEQNELIPTRTVTGWRICINYRKLNNATRKDHFPLPFIDQMLDRLAGKEYYCFLDGYSGYNHIAIAPEDQGNTTFTCPYGTYAFKRMPFGLCNAPATFQRCMMAIFTDMVERFVEVFMDDFSVFGPSFDECLTNLAKVLARCEETNLVLNWEKCHFMVREGIVLGHKVSKDRLEVDKAKVEAIEKFLEKDVPFKFDDTCLKAFEELKKKLVSSPIIVAPDWKEPFELMCDASDGAIGAVLGQRQSKIFHSIYYARKTLTPAQINYIMTEKELLAAFDLEIGDCKGTENQVADHLSKLETQNHVAEGDVIKETFPDEQLLAITTGEVPWYANLVNYLASGEMPPYLEPYAKRKFLRDVKVAYEFFYKTPIGLPIKLQSDSPLTS encoded by the exons ATGATGAAAAAACTCTTGCTAGACAATCAGAAAGTTATGGCTGAGAATCAACAATTGCGCACAGAGTTCAgaaatctagagaggcagtttggCCAAATGGCTAACAATAAGAATATTAGACCTGTTGGAGCTCTCCCAAGTGATACAGAGAAAAATCCTCAAGTCAATGCAGCGACGTTGAGAAATGGAAGAGAGTTAGTAGAAGTGCCTAAAAATAAAAGGAGCAGTCTGG ATAAGCTGAAGCAGATACACTTGAACATCGCTTTGATGGACATGCTCCGTGAGGTcccaaaatatgcaaaatatattAAGGATATAGTGGAAAATAAGAGGAGGTTAACTGAATTTGAGACCgatgcacttactgaggagtgcacttccagGATTCAACATAAGCTTCCACAAAAGCGTAAGGATTCAGGTAGTTTTACTATCCCCGTGAGGATTGGTGAAATTGATGTGGGTAGagcattgtgtgatttgggtggaAGTATCAATCTGATGCCGTTGTCAGTGTTCAAACAATTGGGATTAGTAGCTTCGAGACCCACCACAGTGCTGCTACAGTTATCTGACAGATCTTATGTTTATCCTGAGGGGGTAATTGCGGACGTCTTGCTGCATATTGGGAAGTTTATTTTCCCTGCAGATTTTATCATCCTGGACTACGAGGTTGATGAGTTAGTTCCTATCATCTTGGAACGACCTCTTTTGGCCACTGGAGATGCCATTATCAAAGTCCGAGAAGGTAAGATGATCCTGAGGGTGGACAATGAAGAAGCGGTCTTTAATGTATATCGAGCCATTCAGTTGCCTCGTCATTACAAGGACCTGGCCATGATTTCTGTGGTGAAGATAAATGCACCAGCCATAGAGGCAAGTGCATTTAAAGAATATGCACTAGAAAAGACATTGATGTTGTTCAATCACTTGGAATTGGAAGAAGAAGTTGAGGAGCTGTTGAAAATTTTGGATGCATCTTGTGAACACATAAGAGAAAGATCCCAGTTTGAGCCTCTGGATAGGGTAATTGGCTTGCCCTCTAGACCCTCAGTTGAGGAGGCTCCAAAACTGGAACTTAAACCCTTAACACCTCATCTTCATTATGCATATTTGGGTAGTTCTAACACTTTACCTGTGATTGTTTCTTCTCatttgtctaaattacaggaagaaaagctcttAAGGGTGCTGAGGGAGCACAAACATGCCATTggttggacaatgtctgacataaaGGGTATTAGCCCTGCATTCTTCATACACAAAATACTCATGGAGGAGGGATACAAGCCTAGCTTGGAACATCAACAACGCCTAAATCCAATCATAAAAGAGGtagtaagaaaagaagtgattaagtggctcgaCACAG TTAATGAACAAAATGAATTAATCCCAACTAGGACTGTGACTGGTTGGCGAATATGCATAAATTATAGGAAGTTGAATAATGCTACACGAAAAGATCACTTCCCCCTCcccttcattgatcaaatgcttgacaggTTAGCCGGAAAGGAatactattgtttccttgatggctattcggggtataatcatattgctattgccccggaagatcaagGAAATACCACTTTTACATGCCCTTATGGCACTTATGCATTTAAGAGAATGCCATTCGGgttgtgtaatgcacctgcgacttttcaaaggtgtatgatggctattttcaccgatatggtggaacgGTTTGTGGAggtttttatggatgatttttctgtgtttggtccTTCTTTTGATGAATGCTTGACCAATCTTGCTAAAGTGCTTGCCAGGTGTGAGGAGACTAATTTGGTactgaattgggaaaagtgccattttatggtacgtgaaggtatagtgctggggcacaaggtgtccaaagATAGACTGGAAGTTGACAAAGCTAAGGTGGAAGCAATTGAAAA GTTCTTAGAGAAGGATGTGCCGTTCAAGTTTGATGATACTTGTCTGAAAGCATTCGAGGAGCTGAAAAAGAAATTAGTGAGTTCACCAATCATAGTGGCTCCTGATTGGAAAGAgccatttgagctgatgtgtgatgctagtgatggtGCAATTGGGGCCGTGTTGGGCCAGAGGCAGAGCAAAATTTTTCACTCCATTTACTACGCAAGAAAGACTCTTACTCCTGCTCAAATAAATTATATTATGacagaaaaggagttgcttgct GCATTTGATTTGGAGATCGGAGACTGTaaaggaacagagaatcaagtggctgatcacttatcCAAGTTAGAAACTCAGAATCATGTAGCTGAGGGAGATGTTATCAAGGAAACATTCCCGGATGAGCAATTGTTGGCCATTACTactggggaggtgccatggtatgCAAATTTGGTGAACTATCTGGCAAGTGGAGAGATGCCGCCTTATCTTGAACCTTATGCTAAAAGGAAGTTCTTGCGAGATGTGAAGGTAGCCTATGAATTTTTCTATAAAACTCCAATCGGACTGCCTATAAAACTCCAATCGGATTCTCCCCTTACAAGCTAG